The following coding sequences lie in one Arachis ipaensis cultivar K30076 chromosome B03, Araip1.1, whole genome shotgun sequence genomic window:
- the LOC107633207 gene encoding uncharacterized protein LOC107633207 gives MSSPDSESSIPSNSVIPNKYVIIENHVPKLPLWMYVKILTKNTSVGGGNKNWQCNFCDRVFIGSYSRVKAHLLKIAGIEISACKKVNANYLIELKKIDEESTKAYERPHVPLPSENRQVTPIPSASSTTFDLTGKKRKVGPLEKAFNNEERAQLTELIARMFYSSGLPFHFARNPYYMSSYTFAASHAISGYIPPGYNALRTTLLQKEKENVERMLQPIKSLWSSKGVTIVADGWTDTQRRPLVNFMAISEGGPIFLKAVDGSLERNKDRFYMARLFKEAIKEVGVQNVVQIITDNASVCKAAGLLIEQDYDNIFWTPCVVHTLNLALKNICAAKNTEKNEVTYVECHWITEVRDDAVFIKIFIMNHSMRLAIFNVFVPLKLLSIAETRFASTIVMLKRFKLIKQALQEMVISQEWNTYRHDDQKKAATVKGFILDDLWWDKIDYIINFTNPIYEVLRICDTDSPTLHLVYDMWDTMIVKVKEIIYRHEGNRQDEHSSFYEVVYSILIDRWTKSSTPLHCMAHSLNPRYYSPQWLQEAPNRVAPHQDEEISMERNKCLRRYFPDIEDRKKVALEFSKFSTFGGVFSSFDSIADRWELDPQSWWSNYGSSAPLLQMIALKLLVQPSSSSCSERNWSTYSFIHSKRRNKLNPSRAEDLVYVHTNLRLLSRMSEDYKKGDTSTWDVRVDDNSPDLSEVSYLSLDEPNIEAVVFTDDGLGGEEIDTFLVSEMARVD, from the exons ATGTCTTCTCCAGATTCAGAGTCAAGTATTCCTTCTAATTCTGTTATTCCAAATAAGTACGTAATTATTGAGAATCATGTGCCAAAACTCCCTCTTTGGATGTATGTCAAAATTTTAACTAAGAATACAAGTGTTGGTGGTGGAAACAAAAATTGGCAGTGCAATTTTTGTGATAGAGTATTTATAGGATCATATTCAAGAGTTAAAGCACATTTATTAAAGATAGCAGGAATTGAAATTAGTGCATGTAAGAAGGTGAATGCAAATTACCTTATAGAATTGAAGAAGATTGATGAAGAATCTACAAAAGCATATGAACGGCCTCATGTCCCTTTGCCTTCTGAAAATAGGCAAGTTACTCCTATCCCAAGTGCTAGTAGCACTACCTTTGACTTAacgggaaaaaaaagaaaagttggTCCTTTGGAAAAAGCTTTTAATAATGAAGAAAGAGCTCAACTTACTGAGCTTATTGCTCGGATGTTTTATTCTTCTGGCCTGCCATTTCATTTTGCAAGAAATCCTTACTATATGAGTTCCTACACTTTTGCTGCAAGTCATGCAATATCTGGCTATATACCTCCTGGATACAATGCTTTAAGAACAACATTGTTacaaaaagagaaggaaaatGTTGAAAGAATGCTTCAACCAATAAAAAGTTTATGGAGCTCAAAAGGGGTTACAATTGTTGCTGACGGGTGGACGGATACACAAAGAAGACCTTTGGTTAATTTTATGGCCATAAGTGAGGGAGGTCCTATTTTCTTAAAAGCTGTTGATGGAAGTCTAGAACGAAATAAAGATCGATTCTATATGGCTCGCTTATTCAAGGAAGCAATCAAAGAGGTTGGAGTTCAAAATGTGGTTCAAATTATAACTGATAATGCTTCGGTATGCAAAGCTGCTGGGTTACTTATTGAACAGGATTATGATAATATTTTTTGGACTCCATGTGTGGTGCATACATTAAACTTGGCCTTGAAGAATATATGTGCTGCAAAGAACACAGAAAAGAATGAAGTTACCTATGTTGAATGTCACTGGATCACCGAGGTACGTGATGATGccgttttcataaaaatttttatcaTGAACCACTCAATGAGATTGGCAATCTTTAATGTATTTGTTCCATTAAAGCTTCTTTCTATTGCTGAGACAAGGTTTGCATCAACAATTGTAATGTTGAAAAGGTTCAAACTCATCAAGCAAGCTTTGCAGGAAATGGTAATCAGTCAAGAATGGAATACTTATAGGCATGATGATCAGAAAAAGGCTGCAACTGTGAAAGGTTTCATATTAGATGATTTGTGGTGGGATAAAATTGATTATATAATCAATTTCACAAATCCAATATATGAAGTTCTTCGAATTTGTGATACAGACTCTCCAACTCTTCACTTAGTATATGATATGTGGGATACTATGATAGTGAAGGTAAAAGAAATTATCTATAGGCATGAAGGTAATAGACAAGATGAACATTCTTCTTTTTATGAAGTGGTTTATTCTATATTAATTGACAGATGGACAAAGAGTAGCACTCCACTTCATTGCATGGCTCATTCTTTGAATCCAAG gtaTTATAGTCCACAATGgcttcaagaagctccaaataGAGTTGCTCCTCATCAAGATGAAGAAATTTCTATGGAGAGAAACAAGTGTCTAAGAAGATACTTTCCTGATATTGAGGATAGGAAGAAGGTTGCTCTTGAGTTCTCTAAATTCTCTACGTTTGGTGGAGTATTTTCTAGTTTTGACTCAATTGCAGATAGATGGGAGTTAGACCCACAATCCTGGTGGTCTAATTATGGATCTTCTGCCCCTCTTCTTCAAATGATTGCATTAAAACTTCTTGTTCAACCTAGTTCTTCATCATGCTCTGAAAGAAATTGGAGCacatattcattcattcattctaaGAGGAGAAACAAATTGAATCCTTCTAGAGCTGAAGATTTGGTATATGTTCATACTAATCTCCGACTTTTATCTAGAATGAGTGAAGATTATAAAAAAGGAGATACCAGCACGTGGGACGTCAGAGTTGATGACAACAGTCCAGATCTGAGTGAGGTTTCGTATTTATCTTTAGATGAACCAAACATAGAAGCTGTGGTATTTACGGATGATGGACTTGGAGGAGAAGAAATTGATACATTTCTTGTTAGCGAGATGGCAAGAgtagattaa